The Hevea brasiliensis isolate MT/VB/25A 57/8 chromosome 9, ASM3005281v1, whole genome shotgun sequence nucleotide sequence TTCAGAAATACTATCATTCATCACTTTTTTACACACACCAATCCCTTTTCCAGTGATTTTTAATAAATGAGCCCTCACTCTAGTATAAGTCCCTTACTTTTCTTGTCCACAAAAATTGCATATCCATTTACAATTACCCCCTCCTTCTCCAGTTTTCTCTAGTTTAGTTACATATCTCCACAGAGGATTAAATTCTTCCTCGCTAGTTTTTGAAAAGTGGCACTAGTGCTATTTGCTTGGGTAGAATTTGAGTTCGAAGAATCCATTCAAATATTGtcctatcaaaatgacaaaaagaaaatgcaattttatacaatttacaaattatttaaacaaattatatacTAAGGATTAAAGCACaatgtaaattatatattaaatgattaaagaattaaataatagaattgaataaattgactatattatgaaaaattttaatatataatataacaatacattaaaacaaattatattaaacacattatatataaactattacaaaaatataaaatatattaatataaaatacaaattttgaatgttggaattttttttatttatcattaattagaatttaaacttgaaattttataattttaaaaataactttaaaaaaatatttacatttgtcattaatttccttcaaaatgttgattgtaaaaatatggcaaatcttgaaaatttttagtgaatttgggaaaatttttttttatcttttttttttaaaaaaaatatttatgataactcctcaaatttagtttgagaaaaatctaattatggaatatacatttagagaaaaaaaattgatattaaatatgataaatttatgattaattaatggaataaaattgtaattaattaataaaaattgcttgataaaattattttacaaaaaaattagaaaaggaaaataataaattaataataaagaaaataataaattaaataataataaattaataaaaccaCCCCAATATAAACCTAATTACCCTCATTCACAATcgggaaggaaaaaaaaaagggaaacgcCACTCACCTTTCGACGAAGGGAGAATcggctgctgctgctgcttcttcttcttcttcttcttcttcttctgttgatAAGAGAGAAAAGAGTTAATATGGCAGAtcagagagaaaagaagagaaaggtgGTGTTGCGATTCTTACCCGCGTTGCGAACTGGATGCTGCCGACTGTCGTTGAAGCCTTGAAGGtactccttttctttttctttttcttcttcttccttttctgttgGTGAATGTTGTGAACTGTGAAGTAATCGATTTTAACCtacccatttttctttttttcttttttttttttaattttctttaaagaaaCGCGTTtccgtttcttttttttttttaattttctttaaagaaaCGCGTTTCCGGCAACGGAAACGCGTTTCCGATTTTCAATATTTTCGGAACCGGCCCGGAAACGTTTCCCAGCCGTGTCAGTTCGTTTCCTCGTCGAAAACGTTTCCGACACTGGGAAACGTGACTCAGTACCGTTTCCGCGCTTCATAGGATTGAACTACCCCCAAACCAAGGAAATATTTCATGAAACCAAGTTCTTTGAAGGTGAATTTATCATGCAGGGCAGATTTGACTTCGTCAATGGCCTGTGAATTGTTTCCAGTTATGATGACATCATCTACATAGATTAAAAGAGCTAGAAAAGCATCTGAATCTATTCGGCTAAAGAGACAATGATCATGTACTGATTGTTGAAAACCCAAAGAATGCAAAAAGGAAGTAAACTCAAGGTTCCATTGTCAGGAAGCACATTTTATACCATAACGGGACAGTTTCAGCAAACAGACCCGCCCTGGTAATGCCTTCGTGTACCCATCTGGTGGCCTCATATACACTTCCTCATCCAAGTAACCATGCAAAAAAGCATTATTAATGTCTAACTGATATAGAGGCCATTTCTGAACAGTTGTGAGGGCAATAAAAATTCTAACGGTGACTATTTTAGCCATAGGACTAAATCGCTCCTTAAAATCAAGTCCCTCTATCTGATTGTACCCTTTAGCAACTAAGCGGGCCTTATATCTATCAACCTCTCCATCTGGTTTGTATTTGACTTTAAAAACCCACTTTGAACCTATAACCTTCTTCCCTTTAGGTAACTCACAAAGTTCCCAAATATCATTTTTCTCCAAAGCCTACAATTCTTGATTCATAGCGTCAATCCAATTGCTGTCAGTTATTGCTTGAAGATAATTAACAGGCTCTTGAATGTTAGATACTGAAGTAACAAAGGCATAATGGCTAGGAGAGAATATAAAAGAAGGTGTACCTGGTGAGGAATAGAAGACTGCCGCAGAGGTAGTAGCATGAGAAAGAGAGGCAACAACAAAATCTTTCAACCATGAAGGTTGCTGATGAAGTCTAGTACTTCTTCTTAATGGTGGTGGGGCTGGAGCAAGAGAAAGAGACAATGGGGGTGTTAATGATGTAGGTTGGGAAGGTTCAGGTATGGGTTTGGACAAAGATTCAGAAGGATGAAGTGCAGGAACAGGTGTAGAGAGGAGAGTGACGGTATGGTGTGATGTAGATGAAGAAATAGGAACAGGAAGAACTGGGGTGGAAGACTCAACAGAAGATAATGGTGTATCATTAAAAGGAAaacttgtctcaaagaaaattacATCCCTGCTTACAAACACTTTATTGGTTTGCAAATCCATGACTTTATAGCCCTTTTGTGTAGGTGGATACCCAAGAAACAGACACTTATGTGATCTATCATCAAACTTGTCTCTATGTGGGTGAAGGTTAACAGCAAAACAGAGGCAACCAAACACTCTTAAATGGTCACAAGTGGGTGGTTTGTGAAATAACAATTCATAAGGAGCTTTCCAAGAAAGTAATTTGGTGCGCAATCTGTTAATAAGGTATGTAGCAGTTAAAATACACTCAGACCAGAATCTTTTTGGTAAAATGGGCTTGTAATCTCAAAGCTCTAGCAATATCCAAGAGATGTCTATGTTTTCGCTCAACTACGCCATTCTGTTGAGGGGTATAAGGACAACTTTTTTTATGAATGATGCCCCTAGACTGAAACAATTGTAAACACTGATGATTCACAAACTCCCTCCCATTATCTGTCCTTACTATTTTCACTTTGACATTGAACTAGGTTTCCACATGATTGAGAAACATTGCAAGAACATAGCTACATTGGTCTTTATGTTTAATCATGTAAGTCAAAGTGGCTCTTAACTTTTCATCTACAATAGTCACAAAGTATCTATCTCCAGAAACACAAGGTGTGGCATAAGGGCCCCATAGGTCAACATGTAACAATTCCAAAGGGTATTGTGTTTTTATCTCACTATCAGGAAAAGGAATTCTGGCTTGTTTAGCTAAAGGACATAAAGGACATTTATAATGGCAATCAATGTGAAGTTTGAAGGGCTAAATGTGTTGTAATTTCTGAAGTGATGAATGTCCTAATCTAGCATGAAGTATAGCAAAATCTAAAGTTTAAGCAGAATTGAACAACTGAAAATTCTCTTTATTAATACTCACACTAGAGAAGCTGGTATTTACAGAGTTCAAAGCAAGGGAATCAAGCAAATGTTTTACTTTTGAATGATAAAACTGAATGGCGGATGAAAGAAAACTAGACTTATCCAGAATGTGAAGTCCTTCATGCTCTTTCCCAATGGCTACCACTGCTTTAGTCTTCTGGTCCTGAAATAGCCAACAGAAAGGGTAAAACAGTAAGGGTAAATTTGTGGTTTTAAGAAGCTTGGTAACCAAAAGTAAATTCAATTTAAATGAAGGAACTAAGAGCACACTGTATAGAGAAAGGTTATTATGCAAGTAAACAGTGCCTGTTTGGTTAATTTCAGTAACTTGGCCATTAGGTAAACAAATGGATATTGGTGTGTGAGTGAAAGCAAGGTTATGTAACAAATGTGGATTTGGTGTCATATAATCTGAAGCTCCAGTATCAATAATCCAAGATTCTGATCCTACCATTCCAGCATAACAAACCAATTTGGGATTGAATTTACCAGCAAAACTTGTGGAACTCATCATGGACTGATGGTCTGAAGGTATTGATGCGACATTCATGGCTATGGACTTCCCTTTGGCCATTCTTTGCATTTCCATTTGTAAACTCTCCAGCTTATACTAAGATCTTCATATTTGCTCATCTCAGTAAAATAACCTTTATCCCAAGGCGAATCAGAAACAAAATGGTCAGCAGATTGCACTTTACTTTCAACTTGTGCAACTATTTTGTTCTGTTGATGTGAACTCTGATTCTTGTTTTTAGCTTTAAACCACTCCGGATACCCAATCAATTTGAAACAACCAGCCCTAGTATGCCCATCCATATTGCAGTAATTACAATGACCTTTTCTAGGATCATACTTCTTAAAATCTTTTCGAGTTCCTTGTGATTTCACAACTAGAGCTGTTGCATCTACAGTTTTAGCAATATTCAATTGAACCTCTCTAGGGGtttcaatcctcaaaaccatagaATAGGCTTTGATTACACTTGGTAAGGGATCATGAAGGAGGATTTGGCTTCTTACCTGATCATAGGCACCATTAAGCCCCATAAGAAATTGCATCAACTTATCACAGTTATGCACCTCTGTTGAAATCTTCACAGATCCACATGTACATGATGGAATTGCTCTAATATTTTCCAGTTCATCCCAAAGTTCCTTCAATTTTGTATAATAACTGGCAATGGATAATCCTTCTTGCATCAGTAACGCTATCCTTCTCTTGATCTGATATATCATTGGCCCGTTACTCCCACCGAACCTCTCTGAAATTTCATCCCATAGCTCCTTCGAGGACGTCGCATAGAGAAATACCCCAACCAGATCCTTTGCAATAGAGTTCCACAACCAGGATGCGACCATGCAGTCACACCTCTTCCATCTTTCAAACCCCTCAGATCCTTCCTCTGGAGCTTCAATTTTGGCATTAACAAAACCTAATTTGTTTTTGGCACCAAGAACAATCTTCATTGCCCTACTTCACGATCTGTAATTCTTCCCTGTTAATTGCGCTGAAACAAGGACCATCCTTGGGTGATCCGAGCTTTGCAATGCAAATTGATCATCAATTGTTTCATGATTCTTTAATGATTCCTTGAAGAAATTCATAATGCTTTGATCTCTTGCTGCATTACTCTCCTTCATCTTCAAATTTCACTTTCAATGGCTAACAGAAACAAGCAATCGATTCTACAAGCTACTGTACCCACTCTGATACCATATGAACTTTGATATCCAAACAGAGAATTGAAAGAGAAACTGTATTTCTCATTATCTTGAATGAACTGTACAAGAGTTTATATACAGAACAAATCTTATAGGAGAAGCTAACTAGAGTCAACAAAATACTGCTCACATAAGCTGTCAATGAACATAAAAGATGCTAACAATAACTTAACTAATCTTTTGACGGGAACAAACAAACTCTCAATTATACCAATAGATAGCAACATGGAGTTTGAGTTCATGATGGACTCCGAGTTTAGCAGAATGCTTGCTGCTGCTACAGTTTATACTAAGCCTTTAAGCAGAGGAGCAGTTTTTCCTTGCGGCAGAGGCAATAACTACTGCCTTGCACAAAAAAATGTTAATAAGTGCCGTGAGGTATGTGACCGGACTTGCAATCGCTTTAAGTAGCTTTTTTTGCAAGCATAGCCATGCCCGTGCTTCAACTGTCTTTCTCTGCAGGTGGaattttgtgtttataaataaaattatcttcTTCTAGTTTTGTTCTATTCGTATCAGAACTGCATACGTGAAATCTTTGGCTTTGAGGTAAtactcttcatttttcttttttataaaggGAAGTATCATTTAATCAATAAAATAGTCAtagtatatatttataattaataatattgatatcAAAAATTATTGTTTAATAAAATAAGACAAATCTCTTAAAATATTACCTAGATCTCTTCTGCATTACTTTCTGAATTATTTCGATCTCTCAGCATTTATTTTGATATAGTTGTCCATCACAGTTATCATAATATTTTGACAGATCATGTTTATTAGACAAAATTGATCAACAATAATTCAAAACTACCAgacaatttttcataaaaaatgttaAAAACAATCATAAAGGGAAATAAGATAATTATATGTAGAAATCAATTCCACATTAAAAACAAAACGGCAAAACTTTACAAAAtgagagaaataaaagaaaatgcaaaTCTGTCAAGTATGAATTTgagtttattaataataaataaatgaaaaaaaaaagcgcCATTGCTAATTAAtagtaaaaatttcaaatttaaagagtctataaaggaaaaaaataaagaaaaggagagagtcattaattttattttctttctttgaaTTACTGcaaattcattaaatttatcaaaatcaatatatatatattttttttcactgGATTTTTATGTAGTTTCGATCCcacagagggggggggggggtgtgggtgGGGGTGGGTGAGAGAGAGTAAATGGCAATTATCCCTTTGGTTTCTCCTTTTTTATCTCtgttttctttttctcttatGACTATTTTGACTTGGAATTGCAGAGGTGCAACCAGTGCCAGCGTTAATTGATCTCTTAAGTTATATATCTAGAGACACAATCCGGCAGTTGTCATTATTTTTGAACCTCGAATCAGTGGTATGATGGCTAACCGAGTGATTAAAAAGACTAGGTTTTCTTTCTCTCAACGTGTGGAGGCATCAGGAGGAATCTAGGTTTTGTGGAAAAAGGGCTAGTCAGTGCAAGTGCTGGCTCATCACAGACAGtatattcatatgaaaatttatgaaGCCAATAGTTTTCTCATGAATTTTACTATGGTGTACAGTTGCCCGAGTGCTTTTATTAGGGCTCTTTTGTGGCCATCTTTAAATAGTGTGGCTTCTAATGTTGTTGGTCTGTGGGCTCTTATGGGGGACTGGAACGCTCTCCTTAGGGCTGAAGATAAGAAAGGAGGCTCTCCTAATCGTTCGAGTCTCTATCGTTTATTTTTCAGCAGTAGATACTAACTTCCAGTTTGATGGAGATTCCTTTCAGGGGGTCCTTTTTTCACTTGGACTCGGGGTAGAATGATGGAGCGTTTGGATTGGACTATTGGTAATGGGGATTGGAGACCCAATTACCCTGATGGTTATGTACTGCACTTACCTAAGATGCTTTGGCCTCTACTTTTATTGCCTAATGGTGTTCGACATTTGCAATTCCAGGATCATCTGTTTCGCTTCCAGGCTACCTGGACGACGCAAGATAAATTAGGGATATGGTCCGTGATAACTGGAGGCCAAACTCCTCTTTTATGTCAGCAGTGAGCCATTTTACAAACAGGCTGAAAGTTTGGAATAAGTCTGTCTTTAGGAACATTTTTCATCGTAAAAATTGTATTTTGAGTCACCTGAGTGGTGTTCAAAGAAGTCTGAACTATGGACCGACGTCATTCCTGGCGAAAAAAGATTTAATGCAGGAGCTAGAGGTTCTCTCTCATCAGGAGAAACTGGTACGGTACCAGAAGTCTCTGAGTGAATTTATTAAATGGGGAGATCTCAACACCTGCTATTTTCACCTTAAGACAATTAATCAAGGGCAACAAAATTGGATTCTTCATCTTAAGAAAGCTAAAAGTAtttgggtgcatgatcaagcggAATTACGAAATATGGCAATGAAGTTTTAGAAACGTCTCTATTCTAAGGATGCGGCAGTGGCACCAGCTGATCCTATTAAGGGTTGTTTTTCTAATCTAGGTGAGGATGCTCTAATTGGATTAAGTTCACCACTTTCTTCAGTTGAGGTTCACAAGGCTCTTTTTGGCATGCAACCTTGGAAGGCCCCTAGATTGGATGGTTTTCATACAAGTTTCCATCAACGGTATTGGGATATTATCAGTGATGCTATATGTTCAGAAGTGTGTCGGGTTATTGGTGGGGTTGATATTGATAGTGGTATGGCTTACTTTGCACAATTTGATTCCCAAAGTCCCTCATTCGGACTCTCCGTCCCAGTTTCATCCCATTAGCCTTTGCTTTGTGGCTGATAAGATAATCACTAAGGTCCTGGCTAATCGGTTGAAAGTCGTCTTGCCTTGTTTGATGAGCCTGACTCAGACAGGTTTTATTGCAGGACAACATATTACTAACAATATAGTTATTgcttatttcaaaaaaaaaaaaaaaaacaatgtagTTATTGCCCTAGAATTAATTCATCATATGAGAGCGAAGACTGGGAGGAGAGATTCTATGGCAATTAAAGTGGAATTGGAAAAGCCTATGATCGTCTTCGGTGGGACTTTTTAAGAGAGTCTTTGATGGAGGCTGGGCTTCCGATATCCTTTTTTAGTTGTATTATGAAGTGCACTACCTCCTGTTCAATGCGGATTCTATTGAATGGGGGTATGACTAAAGCTTTTAGCCCATCTAGAGGTGTGAGATAGGGCGACCCATTATCGCCATATCTGTTTGTTTTCTGCATGGAAAGGTTGGCTCGTGGTATTCAGCAAGCGATGGATAATGGTTGCTGGAAGCCCTTAAAGTTGTGTTGAAATGGTCCTCTTCTTTCACATTTATTTTTGGCGAACGATCTCATTCTTTTCGCTAAGCCTCTTCGAAACAAGCTACAGTTATTCAGGGGGTGCttgatgaattttgtaaattttaggNNNNNNNNNNNNNNNNNNNNNNNNNNNNNNNNNNNNNNNNNNNNNNNNNNNNNNNNNNNNNNNNNNNNNNNNNNNNNNNNNNNNNNNNNNNNNNNNNNNNTAACtcaaatgtgctaagaatgatccaacactatgatttcaaactctactccctaactccagcaactcatgtaattcaccaatcaaaggcctcatcttggtagatatatgggctaaactactgTAAGACTTCCGCTTAGAGCATCAATACCACATTAGCTTTTTCAGTGATACTTTGTATaatgcaatcataatccttcgctattctacccatctcctttgcctaagattaagatcacgttatcaaagatgtatttgagaaTTTTATGGtcgtgaagatttcacaagtctcactaTACGTATAATGCCTctagattttcaaagcaaaaattatcATAAAATGTATTTCAAATCATGAGTTGATAATTCATGTGCCTTTCAAtcgacgagaagcatatgcaataactcgCCCATGCCGCatcaaacacatcctaaaccaatcctagaagcatcacaatacactACATAACCCTCGATCCAAATGGAAGGGCTAACATCGTGCATgagttaaacgagtcttaagccTCAAAAACTTTTTCATAAGCCTCtaaccactgaaatttcacattcttctcgtacaacttagttaaaggtgccgTACACAGAGAAGTATTGAACAAACCGCCTATAATAccgctaaacccaagaaactacgaatctcgaCACgcttgtgggtctaggccaatgaagcaccgcctcaactttcttcttattaaTGCACACCCATCCTTAGATATCAGATGGCCtagaaagccacactatctaaccaactcacattttgagaacttggcatatagcttgtgttctagTAAGGTCCAAGG carries:
- the LOC110643299 gene encoding uncharacterized protein LOC110643299 isoform X1 → MKIVLGAKNKLGFVNAKIEAPEEGSEGFERWKRCDCMVASWLWNSIAKDLVGVFLYATSSKELWDEISERFGGSNGPMIYQIKRRIALLMQEGLSIASYYTKLKELWDELENIRAIPSCTCGSVKISTEVHNCDKLMQFLMGLNGAYDQVRSQILLHDPLPSVIKAYSMVLRIETPREVQLNIAKTVDATALVVKSQGTRKDFKKYDPRKGHCNYCNMDGHTRAGCFKLIGYPEWFKAKNKNQSSHQQNKIVAQVESKVQSADHFVSDSPWDKGYFTEMSKYEDLSISWRVYKWKCKEWPKGSP
- the LOC110643299 gene encoding uncharacterized protein LOC110643299 isoform X2; the encoded protein is MKIVLGAKNKLGFVNAKIEAPEEGSEGFERWKRCDCMVASWLWNSIAKDLVGVFLYATSSKELWDEISERFGGSNGPMIYQIKRRIALLMQEGLSIASYYTKLKELWDELENIRAIPSCTCGSVKISTEVHNCDKLMQFLMGLNGAYDQDQKTKAVVAIGKEHEGLHILDKSSFLSSAIQFYHSKVKHLLDSLALNSVNTSFSSVSINKENFQLFNSA